The sequence CAACTATCTTGGCTTGGAACGCCGCGACACGGCCAACCCATTGACTGGCCAAGAATCAGGTATTCGCTACTGGAACGAAAAAATGGGCAACACTGGCATCGGTGCAACCATTAGCAACGGCGCTGGGAGCTTGATTGGTAAAGCTCAAGATGCTGTCAACTGGTTTGGCGATGTCAAGCAAGATGTCCAAAATACCTGGAGCGGAGTCAAAGATTGGTTCTCCAAAACCTTCTAGGTAATCGATAAGATCAACAGTATAATGGGCAGTGGCTTGGACGTTGTTACAACGCCGATCCACTGCCCATTTCAGCAGGAGGCCATACTATGGCACAGACACGCGAATTAACCTACCCATTGCAGTTTAGTACGCCCCAACTCGCCTATCTTTTGGGTATGGTGCATGCTCAAAATTTAATCGGTGGCGATGATGCTGCGTTGTTTCCCGCCGATCCTGACCAACGCCAAGCTCAGTGGGATCAGGGTTTGGCTGAGCTACAAGCCGATCAGTGGATTGTTTGGGATGAGGCTGCTGGCCATTATTCAATGACCGAACCATTGATGATGGTGATTGCTACCTTAGCTGAACCCGATATTGTGGTGGTCAGTGAGTGGCATGCCCAACATAGTGGTCATCAAGGCGTGAGCCATTATTTCTCGCCCAGTGGTATCATCGAAATGAGTTTGGTTGGGAGCCACTATACCTTGGTGGCCTTGACCAATACTGAAGTGATGACTGAACGTTTGGCGCATAGCTTAGGCTACAAAGATGCTGATCAACCTGATCTTGGCTTCAACTTCCCACGTGAATTGGTTGAGCAAGCCAAACAATACCCTGACCCACGTTGGTTGGCTCAACAAGGCCTTGCACCTGAGGCCGCCCAATATTTTGCTGAAACCTTGCAAGCAACCGCTAGCCGTGGCACAGTGACAATTCTGCGCACGCTTGAGGGCAAAGCAATTGGCATGCGTTTGGTGGGGGCATTAATTGGTAGCGGCGGTCAACAATGGCTAGCCTTACCGCATCCCAATCAAACAATCGATTATTTTACCGCCACCACTGCTAATTTTATGGGCGTAACCAGTTCAATGATTAGCGAATTGCTCAACACGCCAATTGAAGAATTGGTGGCTGGCTAACATATGCAATTCGTCCGTTTGTGGTGGTTATTCAGTCTGTTATTAATCAGCCTTGCTGGCTGTGGTGGGGATGACGTGAATAAAGTGCATATTCGAATTCGCAACGATAGCGAAGTGGATATCGAGAATTTTTGGCTGGGGGCTGGCGGGGTGGGCCAAAGCACTACGCCCTATGGCCCAATCGATTCCGGCCATATTACCGAGTATCAAGCTCACGAACCAGTACTGGCCAACTATCGCAAGATGAATTTCGTCACGGTTGATGGCAAGCAGTATCTCGATGTGATTTACCCCGAAAAGCATGTTGGGACACCTGAGCTTGCACCAGGTAACTACACATTTTCGTATGCGATCGTTGGCGATAAACCAGTTTTGACCTTGACCAAAGATCAATAAATTTGCTTGAAAACACCGTAGTTAACTCAGCTACGGTGTTTTTTTGGTAACTCGCCGCCAAATATACAGTAAACCGACCCCGACCAAAACCACAAAACTACCATTTACAAACAACCATTTGCTAGCACTTAGCCAGGGCGTTAGCCAATCGATAATCGGGGTGCGCTCAGGATAGCGCCCCATCACCAGCGCTGCCCCACAATTTTCAGCATAATCGAGCACTAAACCAATCACTGGTACAAGGTTGAGCCAGCGCCAACGGCTCTTGGCTTGAAAGCTGCGTTGGCCCAGCCAACTAATCGCCGTGGCTAAAAACAGGGTGTAGGCCAAGGGCCAGATCAGATCAAAGCTGAATCGCGCGGCAATGTATTCCGCCCGACCATCAGCACCATAAGCCTCGGCAAAGCGATACAAATCGTCAGCCGAATACAAGAAACTACTATCTGGCGAGCCGATGCCAGCGCTATATTGCTGAGCCTTTTGGGCTTGTTGCGGCAAAACCAACCCCAAAAAAGCTATAAAAATTGCCAGCCCAACCAATACTAACCAACCCTTGCTCCACCGTTCAAGCCAGCCTGAAACTGTCTGCATTACGTTACTCCCAATTTAATGATCGTTGATTGCTACGTACAAGCAGCATTCTTGGATCATCGTTGGCGGCATAATCTGTGCTTGAATTGAGCAGACTCGCTTGCAGGAGCACGATATGCAGATTTTAGGCCTTGATATTGGTGGCACTGGCATCAAAGCGGCTCCGGTCGATTGCTCAACCGGCAAATTGTTGGCCGATGTAGAGCGCCGTGATACGCCTCAACCTGCCACACCCGAAGCGGTGCTTGAAGTCGCTCAAGAATTGGTCGAGCATTTTGCTTGGCAAGGGCCGATTGGCTGTGGTTTTCCGGCGGTAGTGCAACGTGGAATTGTGCGGACGGCCTCGAATATTGATCAGCGCTGGTTACATTGCGATGTGGCTGCGCGTTTCAGCCAACATTTTGATCGTCAAGTGACAGTGATCAACGATGCTGATGCCGCTGGTTTAGCCGAAATTACCTTTGGTGCTGGCCGTGAAGTGATGGGTACACTGTTGATGTTGACCCTAGGTACAGGCATTGGCACGGCGTTGTTTCATGATCACGATTTATTGCCCAATTTGGAGCTAGGCCAAATTAGCGTGCGTGGCAAACCAGGCCACGAGTGGGCCGCCGCCAGCGTGCGCGAAGAGCAAAACCAAAGCTGGGAGCAATGGGCGCAGGGCGTAGAGCTATTTCTGCAAACAATTGAAGTGATGCTCTGGCCTGATCTAATTATTCTGGGCGGTGGTGTGAGCAAAGATGCCGATCAATTCTTGGATCGAATTCGGATTCGCGCCAAGCTTGTGCCTGCTCGGCTTACCAACGATGCTGGAATTATTGGCGCTGCTTTGTTTACGACCCAAACAAGCCCCGAATAAGGCACTATTCGGGGCTAAAGCGCCATTAAATCTTCTTGCGGGCCAGTTTGGCGGCGAGGCCGATATAGGTTTCAGGCCGTAAAGCCCGTAATTCCTCGCGCACTTCGGGCCGCACCTCAAGCTCGTCGATAAAGCTATGCAAATCTTCAAGCGTAATTTGGCGACCACGGGCCAGCTTTTTCATAGCTTCGTATGGCTCTGGGTAGCGTTCGCGGCGCAAAATCGTTTGAATTGCCTCGGTCAAGACTTCGGGATGCCCAGCTAATTCGGCGTAGGCTTTTTCGGCGTTGAAGGCCAATTTGCGCAAGCCCTTGAGCAAGCGTTGATAGGCAAACAAACTATGGCCAAAAGCCACGCCAAGGTTGCGCAGCACCGTACTATCCGATAAATCGCGTTGCAACCGCGAAATTGGTAACTTACGACCAAAAAACTCCAGCAAGCTATTGGCGAGCAATAAATTGCCTTCGGCATTTTCAAAGTCAATAGGGTTAACTTTGTGCGGCATGGTCGATGAACCAACTTCGCCCGCCACACTCGCTTGGCCAAACACCGAATCGGAAATATAGCGCCACATATCCTGCGAGAGATCAACCAAAATTGTGTTGACGCGGCGCAAAGCATCGCCAACCTCAACAATGCTATCGTGTGGCTCAATTTGGGTGCTCAGCAGGGTTGGCTCCAAGCCCAAAAACTTGACAAACGCCGAGCTAAATGTGATCCAATCAACATCGGGCAAAGCGGCATGATGGGCGGCAAATGTGCCAGTTGCCCCGTTCAGTTTGCCGGTTAATTTGATCTTCAAAAGCTGCTCGATCGCTCGATTGACGCGGGCGGCAAAGACTGCAATTTCTTTGCCCATGGTGGTGGGGGTGGCTGGTTGGCCGTGGGTTTTAGCCAGCAGCGGCGCTTCGGCATGCTCAATTTGCATATCGCGCAAGAGACCAAGAATATTGCCCAAGGCTGGCAATAACACCACATCACGCGATTCTTGCACCATCAACGCATAGGCTAGATTATTGACATCTTCCGAGGTCAGGGCAAAGTGAACTGCCTCTTTGTATTGACCAAGCCCAAGCAGATCGAGCTTTTCGCGCAGCCAATATTCAACCGCCTTCACATCGTGGTTAACTTTACGATCCCAGGTTGCGATTGCCACTGCATCATCGACGCTAAATTGACGGTATAAATTGCGCAAAGCTCCGGCCAACTGTCCATCGATGCCTTCGATCAGGCCGATGCGTGGTGCTCGCGCCAAAAACAATAAATATTCAACTTCAACTCGCACGCGATAGCGCCATAACGCGGCTTCGCTAAAATGACCACTAAGCGCCTCAACATCTTTACGATAGCGGCCATCAAGCGGCCCAATCGCCAGTAAAGCCTGTTGATTAATCTCGCTCATGAGAATCCTCACTATGGTTGGTAGAATTAAATGCACTCCATTGTAGATCAAAAGTCAAAAGTCAGAGGGCAAAAATCAAAAGTAGGGCTTGGGGATCGGTTCTTGGAGGTCGGGGATCGGATATGTTTTAAGCAAAAGGGGGAGGGTTCAGGGGCTAGCGATCAGGTGTTAGGTTTCATGATAAGCTAGGTAATGCAAATCTGGCCCCTCGCCCTTGAATCTTGACCCATCCTTAGCATTCTTCGTGTGCTTCGTGGTTTCAGCCTGCGTGTCCTGCGTGGATCAAACTATCAATATTCTAAGTTTTTTAACTCAATAATTGCTCCAATATTTTGCGTAGTTGTTGTTGCTGCTCAAGTTCAATCATCAGTTTGATATCAACACCTGCGAGTTGAAACATTGCTTGGGCTGGTTGAGTAAAATGAATCTGCAGGCGGCCTAATTCAAGTTCCCAGCGTTCGATACAGCCATAATCAGTTGCCCCGTTGGGCAAGCACACGTAATAGCTATCCAAATCACTAGCTTCGTCTTCGGAATCGTCTTGATCAAAACTACGCTGAATCGTTAGATATTCATCTGGATCATCAGTCTGATCGGCCAATCCTAAAATGAACAAATTTTCATCGGCGAGCTGCTCGATTGCTACAACTGCTGCGGTAAATTGCCACATTTCCATGCCAAAACTCCACTATGTTGTTAGGGTAACTATAAGGGAGAAAATCAAAAGACAGCACTGAGAGATTATAGAATATGGATTAACACGGAGGGTTCAGTGGCTAGCGATCAGGGGTCAGGTGTCATGATAAGCTAGGTAATGCAAATCTGACCCCTCGTCCTTAGCGTTCTTCGCGTTCTTCGTGGTTTCAGCCTGCGTGCCCTTCGTGGATCAAATTGTCAAGGTTTTATGCTGTTTGTACGCTTGCCGATCCCCGATCCCCAACAACCGAAGCCCAAGGCCCGAAAAAAACCTTGCCTTTTGCATGCTGCTTCTGTATAATTTTCATATCGGTTTCACGCTGTCCGCCCTTCCTCGGGAATCCTCTTTTGGCAAAAGGACGACTCATTATGGACGAGCAAACACAACCGGGCATGGATCAATCTGATGTGCTTCCCAGCACAGGATTGAACGCGACCCCACAGGCCGATTATTCTGGCGATGATGATCGTGCCCTGCTGGAGGAGTATCTCCGTGATCCAGCCCACGATTATCGCAATCTCAAGTATGGTGATTCGGTCGATGGCACGATTGTTCGCGTTGATCGCGACGAGGTGTTGGTCGATATTGGCTCCAAGTCGGAAGGCGTGGTGCCAGGCCGCGAGATGACCAGTCTGTCGTCGGAAGAACGCGCCGAACTCAAGGTTGGCGATGTCTTGCTTGTTACAGTCGTTCAAACCGAAGACGCTGAAGGGCGTATCGTGTTGTCGATAGATAAAGCACGCCAAGAAAAGAGTTGGCGAGCCTTGCAAGTCAACCATGAGGCTGGCGATGTCATTCACGCCGCCGTGACCAACTACAACAAGGGTGGTCTGTTGGTTAATTTAAGTGGGGTGCGTGGCTTCGTGCCATCATCACAGGTCAGCAGCGTTAGCCGTGGCTCCGATGTCCA comes from Chloroflexota bacterium and encodes:
- a CDS encoding ROK family protein yields the protein MQILGLDIGGTGIKAAPVDCSTGKLLADVERRDTPQPATPEAVLEVAQELVEHFAWQGPIGCGFPAVVQRGIVRTASNIDQRWLHCDVAARFSQHFDRQVTVINDADAAGLAEITFGAGREVMGTLLMLTLGTGIGTALFHDHDLLPNLELGQISVRGKPGHEWAAASVREEQNQSWEQWAQGVELFLQTIEVMLWPDLIILGGGVSKDADQFLDRIRIRAKLVPARLTNDAGIIGAALFTTQTSPE
- the purB gene encoding adenylosuccinate lyase, whose product is MSEINQQALLAIGPLDGRYRKDVEALSGHFSEAALWRYRVRVEVEYLLFLARAPRIGLIEGIDGQLAGALRNLYRQFSVDDAVAIATWDRKVNHDVKAVEYWLREKLDLLGLGQYKEAVHFALTSEDVNNLAYALMVQESRDVVLLPALGNILGLLRDMQIEHAEAPLLAKTHGQPATPTTMGKEIAVFAARVNRAIEQLLKIKLTGKLNGATGTFAAHHAALPDVDWITFSSAFVKFLGLEPTLLSTQIEPHDSIVEVGDALRRVNTILVDLSQDMWRYISDSVFGQASVAGEVGSSTMPHKVNPIDFENAEGNLLLANSLLEFFGRKLPISRLQRDLSDSTVLRNLGVAFGHSLFAYQRLLKGLRKLAFNAEKAYAELAGHPEVLTEAIQTILRRERYPEPYEAMKKLARGRQITLEDLHSFIDELEVRPEVREELRALRPETYIGLAAKLARKKI